Proteins encoded together in one Triticum dicoccoides isolate Atlit2015 ecotype Zavitan chromosome 7B, WEW_v2.0, whole genome shotgun sequence window:
- the LOC119337818 gene encoding uncharacterized protein LOC119337818 isoform X2: MALLRDLWMPSSQCYITGPVWPTIEAENFEMKPGLIAFVQQQQFGGLPTEDPYEHLYRVMEYSGTVKYHGVPQDAIKCMLFSFSLRDDARAWYRSLPSRSFGWNEISRAFLDKYFPLHKQSAIRDEIFNFVQREGESLNDAWEIYKALFRRCPNHGLERWLELQIFYRGLTSNTRAYVDMAAGGAITNKTLDEAFLLIESIAFHQLQWYNKKPTSDSLVCLQQITTPQPLILTQKPEPLSQCDKIELAWIIFNDDDTILVDTHATDHMDTSVGDSVLHCDDSSMDEPELQLVVFDIEELPLVHIDQVLLDPDMEKFTFDDVSRIASSTLEPEMESFMVEYGEVDSDVKEPSSTISLVDTSPVEISTTTPHLVSSIEVVLKLLPNYLRYTYMIGYSIDDLEGILSVTCIGLVGECSFRLMLVYHLLRVN; the protein is encoded by the exons ATGGCATTGCTTCGTGATCTTTGGATGCCAAGTAGTCAATGTTATATCACAGGACCGGTTTGGCCAACTATTGAGGCAGAGAATTTTGAGATGAAGCCTGGTCTTATTGCTTTTGTTCAACAACAACAGTTTGGAGGACTGCCCACTGAGGATCCCTATGAGCACTTATACCGAGTCATGGAGTATTCAGGTACAGTCAAGTACCATGGAGTTCCTCAAGATGCTATCAAGTGCATGCTGTTCTCATTCTCTCTCCGGGATGATGCTCGTGCTTGGTATCGATCCTTGCCATCAAGATCATTCGGTTGGAATGAGATATCACGAGCTTTCTTGGATAAATATTTCCCACTACACAAGCAGTCCGCAATTCGAGATGAGATCTTCAATTTCGTTCAGCGTGAAGGCGAGAGCTTGAATGATGCTTGGGAGATATACAAAGCCTTATTCAGGAGATGTCCTAATCATGGGCTCGAGAGATGGTTAGAGTTGCAGATATTCTATAGAGGATTGACTTCGAACACTCGAGCTTATGTCGATATGGCAGCGGGTGGAGCTATTACAAACAAGACACTTGATGAAGCTTTTCTGCTGATTGAGAGCATAGCTTTCCACCAACTTCAGTGGTACAATAAGAAGCCCACGTCTGATTCATTGGTTTGCTTGCAACAAATCACTACACCTCAGCCACTAATTCTTACACAGAAGCCTGAACCTCTATCTCAGTGTGACAAGATTGAGCTTGCATGGATTATCTTTAACGATGATGACACCATTCTAGTTGACACACACGCCACAGATCATATGGATACCAGTGTTGGAGATTCGGTTTTGCATTGTGATGATTCTTCCATGGATGAGCCAGAGCTGCAGTTAGTTGTTTTTGATATTGAGGAGTTACCTTTAGTTCATATTGATCAAGTGTTGCTAGACCCAGATATGGAGAAGTTCACCTTCGATGATGTTAGCCGCATTGCTTCCTCAACACTGGAGCCTGAGATGGAGAGCTTCATGGTTGAGTATGGTGAGGTGGATTCAGATGTCAAGGAGCCAAGCTCTACTATTTCACTTGTTGACACGAGTCCGGTTGAAATTTCTACTACCACACCTCACTTGGTATCTTCAATTGAGGTAGTCCTCAAGCTTCTTCCTAACTATCTTAG ATATACGTATATGATAGGGTACTCTATCGATGACTTAGAGGGCATTCTCTCTGTCACTTGTATTGGCTTGGTTGGTGAGTGTTCTTTCAGGTTGATGCTTGTGTACCATTTACTGCGAGTTAACTGA
- the LOC119337818 gene encoding uncharacterized protein LOC119337818 isoform X1: MALLRDLWMPSSQCYITGPVWPTIEAENFEMKPGLIAFVQQQQFGGLPTEDPYEHLYRVMEYSGTVKYHGVPQDAIKCMLFSFSLRDDARAWYRSLPSRSFGWNEISRAFLDKYFPLHKQSAIRDEIFNFVQREGESLNDAWEIYKALFRRCPNHGLERWLELQIFYRGLTSNTRAYVDMAAGGAITNKTLDEAFLLIESIAFHQLQWYNKKPTSDSLVCLQQITTPQPLILTQKPEPLSQCDKIELAWIIFNDDDTILVDTHATDHMDTSVGDSVLHCDDSSMDEPELQLVVFDIEELPLVHIDQVLLDPDMEKFTFDDVSRIASSTLEPEMESFMVEYGEVDSDVKEPSSTISLVDTSPVEISTTTPHLVSSIEVVLKLLPNYLRYDLSFLDKTCHIADIAYAPCDLLLIHVPDLINRYTYMIGYSIDDLEGILSVTCIGLVGECSFRLMLVYHLLRVN; this comes from the coding sequence ATGGCATTGCTTCGTGATCTTTGGATGCCAAGTAGTCAATGTTATATCACAGGACCGGTTTGGCCAACTATTGAGGCAGAGAATTTTGAGATGAAGCCTGGTCTTATTGCTTTTGTTCAACAACAACAGTTTGGAGGACTGCCCACTGAGGATCCCTATGAGCACTTATACCGAGTCATGGAGTATTCAGGTACAGTCAAGTACCATGGAGTTCCTCAAGATGCTATCAAGTGCATGCTGTTCTCATTCTCTCTCCGGGATGATGCTCGTGCTTGGTATCGATCCTTGCCATCAAGATCATTCGGTTGGAATGAGATATCACGAGCTTTCTTGGATAAATATTTCCCACTACACAAGCAGTCCGCAATTCGAGATGAGATCTTCAATTTCGTTCAGCGTGAAGGCGAGAGCTTGAATGATGCTTGGGAGATATACAAAGCCTTATTCAGGAGATGTCCTAATCATGGGCTCGAGAGATGGTTAGAGTTGCAGATATTCTATAGAGGATTGACTTCGAACACTCGAGCTTATGTCGATATGGCAGCGGGTGGAGCTATTACAAACAAGACACTTGATGAAGCTTTTCTGCTGATTGAGAGCATAGCTTTCCACCAACTTCAGTGGTACAATAAGAAGCCCACGTCTGATTCATTGGTTTGCTTGCAACAAATCACTACACCTCAGCCACTAATTCTTACACAGAAGCCTGAACCTCTATCTCAGTGTGACAAGATTGAGCTTGCATGGATTATCTTTAACGATGATGACACCATTCTAGTTGACACACACGCCACAGATCATATGGATACCAGTGTTGGAGATTCGGTTTTGCATTGTGATGATTCTTCCATGGATGAGCCAGAGCTGCAGTTAGTTGTTTTTGATATTGAGGAGTTACCTTTAGTTCATATTGATCAAGTGTTGCTAGACCCAGATATGGAGAAGTTCACCTTCGATGATGTTAGCCGCATTGCTTCCTCAACACTGGAGCCTGAGATGGAGAGCTTCATGGTTGAGTATGGTGAGGTGGATTCAGATGTCAAGGAGCCAAGCTCTACTATTTCACTTGTTGACACGAGTCCGGTTGAAATTTCTACTACCACACCTCACTTGGTATCTTCAATTGAGGTAGTCCTCAAGCTTCTTCCTAACTATCTTAGGTATGATCTCAGCTTTCTGGACAAGACATGTCATATCGCTGATATTGCCTATGCACCATGTGACTTGTTGTTGATACATGTTCCTGATTTGATCAATAGATATACGTATATGATAGGGTACTCTATCGATGACTTAGAGGGCATTCTCTCTGTCACTTGTATTGGCTTGGTTGGTGAGTGTTCTTTCAGGTTGATGCTTGTGTACCATTTACTGCGAGTTAACTGA